The Panacibacter microcysteis genome includes a window with the following:
- a CDS encoding DUF2490 domain-containing protein, producing the protein MRKTLAALLLALPLFSVAQNRISEHNTIGWYALFVTPKISDKVSAHIEYQWRRTNIIEGWQQSLPRVGINYKVNSHVTVHVGYAFIHTFPYGTYSLASVPKTFPEHRMYEQVTVTTPVGKTTLAHRLRLEQRWLGRFNSIESAKPDTWIYLNRLRYMPRLDVPLDKHWYVAGYDEIFMGFGKNVGENIFDQNRVALLAGYRFNPTFRIEAGYLNQIVQLGREIDNKNVFQHNNGIVLNTYINIAKRK; encoded by the coding sequence AAACACTTGCCGCATTATTACTGGCTCTGCCTTTATTTTCTGTTGCGCAAAACCGCATTAGCGAACACAATACCATTGGCTGGTACGCATTGTTTGTAACACCTAAAATATCTGATAAAGTAAGCGCACATATAGAATACCAGTGGCGGCGCACCAATATTATAGAAGGCTGGCAACAATCTTTACCACGTGTTGGCATAAATTATAAAGTAAACAGCCATGTAACCGTACATGTTGGCTATGCCTTTATTCATACATTCCCTTACGGCACCTATTCACTGGCATCTGTACCCAAAACTTTTCCTGAGCACCGCATGTATGAGCAGGTAACCGTTACAACACCGGTAGGTAAAACAACGCTGGCACATCGTTTACGGCTTGAGCAAAGGTGGCTGGGCCGTTTCAACAGTATAGAAAGTGCAAAACCTGATACATGGATCTATTTAAACAGGCTGCGTTACATGCCCAGGCTGGATGTACCGCTGGATAAACATTGGTATGTGGCAGGCTACGATGAAATATTTATGGGCTTTGGCAAAAATGTAGGCGAAAATATTTTTGACCAGAACCGTGTGGCATTATTAGCGGGCTACAGGTTTAATCCAACTTTTCGCATAGAGGCAGGATACCTGAACCAGATTGTACAACTGGGCCGCGAAATTGATAACAAAAATGTATTTCAGCACAACAATGGTATTGTACTTAATACTTATATCAATATTGCAAAGCGCAAATAA
- the pyrH gene encoding UMP kinase — translation MLPKYKRVLLKLSGESLSSAHADPFDAKIIEQYVTDIKAITELGVQVALVIGGGNIYRGLNEHETGIERAHGDYMGMLATMINGMALQAMLEKVGVKTRLQSAIKMEQVAEPYIRRRAMRHLEKGRVVIFGAGTGNPYFTTDTAGSLRAIEIKADVILKGTRVDGIYTADPEKDPTATKYDTITYHECLTKNLKVMDMTAFTLCMENKLPIIVFDMNKPGNLMNVIEGKHVGTLVS, via the coding sequence ATGCTTCCAAAATACAAACGTGTCCTCTTAAAGTTATCCGGCGAGAGTCTTAGTTCAGCACATGCAGATCCGTTCGATGCAAAAATTATTGAGCAGTATGTAACTGATATAAAAGCTATAACCGAATTGGGTGTACAGGTGGCGCTTGTAATTGGCGGCGGCAATATTTACCGTGGTCTCAACGAGCACGAAACCGGCATTGAACGTGCACATGGCGATTACATGGGTATGCTTGCCACAATGATCAACGGTATGGCATTACAGGCCATGCTGGAAAAAGTGGGCGTTAAAACACGCCTGCAAAGCGCTATTAAAATGGAACAGGTTGCAGAACCATACATACGCCGCCGCGCCATGAGACATCTTGAAAAAGGCCGTGTAGTTATTTTTGGCGCAGGCACCGGTAACCCCTATTTCACCACAGATACTGCCGGTTCGCTCCGCGCAATAGAAATAAAAGCAGACGTTATTCTTAAAGGCACCCGTGTTGATGGTATCTATACAGCAGACCCTGAGAAAGACCCTACTGCAACCAAATACGATACCATTACATACCATGAGTGCCTTACTAAAAACCTGAAAGTAATGGACATGACGGCCTTTACCTTGTGTATGGAAAATAAATTACCGATCATTGTTTTCGATATGAACAAACCGGGCAACCTAATGAATGTTATTGAAGGCAAGCACGTTGGTACACTGGTTAGTTAA
- the purL gene encoding phosphoribosylformylglycinamidine synthase subunit PurL: protein MEVTVKTAEELRLTADEFELIKQKLGRTPNFTELCTFSAMWSEHCSYKNSIKWLKTLPRDGGRMLVAAGEENAGLMDMGNGWGVVFKIESHNHPSAIEPFQGAATGVGGIQRDIFTMGARPIASLNSLRFGNIQDKKTQRLMSGVVKGIGHYGNCFGVPTVGGEVYFEECYHTNPLVNAMSVGIVRVDKTISATAAGLGNPVFFVGSATGKDGIGGASFASANITEESTEELPAVQVGDPFQEKKLLEACLEVIDTGAVVGMQDMGAAGIICSTAEMSAKGNVGMRIDLDKVPTRQKNMKAWELLLSESQERMLIVVEKGKEEALLKVFDKWDLPCSQIGEVTDDGLLNFYMHGKLEASIPAYELVLGGGAPQYTREYKEPAYLAQVADFNIDSITDIESNAALKEIAEQLVQIPNIASKRWITVQYDSMVGSANTSTNAPSDAAIVLAKGTGKALAVTTDCNSRYVFADPYKGGMIAVAEAARNIVCSGGEPIGVTNCLNFGNPYNPEVYYQFVKAVTGMGDACKKFNTPVTGGNVSFYNQHPEGAVYPTPTIGMVGILDNFDNRMTLDFKQAGDTIILVGEQHNCIGSSEYLHKLKRVEYSPAPYFELDEEFAVQKFVASLIHEKIISSAHDISEGGLAITLLEKGFNRNLGFEVNADTDLRKDAYWFGEAQSRVVISCTKQQAESIKQKAAAANIPVTTLGSVTSGEIKVNSENWGNIGDWKNKYDTAIEKILVN from the coding sequence ATGGAAGTTACCGTTAAAACCGCCGAAGAATTACGACTTACAGCCGACGAGTTTGAACTGATCAAACAAAAACTGGGGCGTACGCCAAACTTTACTGAGCTGTGTACGTTCAGCGCCATGTGGAGCGAGCATTGCAGCTACAAAAATTCTATTAAGTGGCTTAAAACCTTACCCCGCGATGGTGGCCGTATGCTGGTAGCTGCAGGCGAAGAAAACGCCGGGCTAATGGATATGGGTAACGGCTGGGGTGTTGTGTTTAAAATTGAAAGCCATAACCACCCGAGTGCTATTGAACCATTCCAGGGTGCGGCAACCGGTGTGGGCGGTATTCAGCGCGACATCTTTACGATGGGTGCCAGGCCAATCGCATCGCTCAACAGCCTGCGCTTTGGCAACATACAAGATAAAAAAACACAACGCCTGATGAGCGGCGTTGTGAAAGGTATTGGCCACTACGGCAACTGTTTTGGTGTACCTACCGTAGGTGGCGAAGTATATTTTGAAGAATGCTACCATACCAATCCACTGGTCAACGCCATGAGCGTTGGTATTGTACGCGTTGATAAAACAATCAGCGCTACTGCAGCAGGCCTGGGCAACCCGGTTTTCTTCGTGGGCAGTGCTACCGGTAAAGATGGCATTGGCGGCGCCTCTTTTGCATCTGCAAATATTACAGAAGAAAGTACAGAAGAGTTACCGGCCGTACAGGTTGGCGACCCTTTCCAGGAAAAGAAATTATTGGAAGCTTGTCTTGAAGTGATTGATACCGGTGCAGTAGTTGGCATGCAGGATATGGGCGCCGCAGGCATCATTTGCTCTACCGCTGAAATGAGTGCAAAGGGCAATGTTGGTATGCGTATAGATCTTGATAAAGTACCTACACGACAAAAAAATATGAAAGCATGGGAACTGCTGCTGAGCGAAAGCCAGGAACGCATGCTGATAGTAGTAGAGAAAGGTAAAGAAGAAGCTCTACTGAAAGTGTTTGATAAATGGGATCTCCCCTGCAGCCAGATCGGAGAAGTAACCGATGACGGTTTACTCAACTTTTATATGCACGGCAAACTCGAAGCATCTATACCAGCCTATGAACTTGTATTGGGCGGCGGTGCACCCCAGTACACCCGTGAATACAAAGAGCCTGCATATCTTGCACAGGTAGCAGATTTCAACATAGATAGTATAACGGATATTGAAAGCAATGCAGCGTTAAAAGAGATAGCGGAGCAACTGGTACAAATTCCAAACATTGCCAGTAAGCGCTGGATAACGGTACAGTACGACAGTATGGTGGGCAGTGCTAATACCAGTACCAATGCACCAAGCGATGCAGCCATCGTGCTTGCAAAAGGTACAGGCAAGGCGTTGGCCGTTACAACAGACTGCAACAGCCGTTATGTATTTGCAGATCCTTATAAAGGTGGTATGATCGCTGTTGCAGAAGCTGCACGTAATATCGTGTGCAGCGGTGGCGAGCCTATTGGTGTTACCAACTGCCTCAACTTTGGCAACCCCTATAACCCCGAGGTATATTACCAGTTTGTAAAGGCTGTAACGGGTATGGGCGATGCCTGTAAAAAATTCAACACACCGGTAACCGGTGGCAATGTAAGTTTTTACAACCAACACCCGGAAGGCGCTGTTTACCCTACACCAACCATTGGCATGGTGGGTATCCTGGATAATTTTGACAACCGCATGACGCTTGATTTCAAACAGGCCGGCGATACAATTATCCTCGTAGGCGAGCAGCACAATTGCATCGGTTCTTCTGAATACCTGCACAAACTAAAACGCGTGGAATATTCACCTGCGCCATATTTTGAGCTGGATGAAGAGTTCGCTGTGCAGAAATTTGTTGCGTCACTGATTCATGAAAAAATCATCAGCAGCGCACACGACATCAGTGAAGGTGGTCTTGCCATAACACTACTTGAAAAAGGCTTCAACCGCAATCTTGGTTTTGAGGTAAATGCTGATACCGACCTGCGCAAAGATGCTTACTGGTTTGGCGAAGCGCAAAGCCGTGTGGTGATCAGTTGTACAAAACAACAGGCAGAAAGCATTAAACAAAAAGCAGCCGCTGCCAATATTCCTGTTACAACACTCGGCTCAGTTACAAGCGGCGAAATAAAAGTAAACAGCGAAAACTGGGGCAACATTGGCGATTGGAAAAACAAATACGATACAGCTATAGAAAAAATACTCGTTAATTAG
- a CDS encoding ADP-glyceromanno-heptose 6-epimerase, with protein MSKQQGYIIVTGAAGFIGSCMVQYLNEKGFNNLIIADDFGVEEKRRNWEHKSYAHVVERYNLFDWLIMHEPYVDVVIHLGARTDTTEFDYAIHQELNVEYSEKIWQYCVDQNIPLIYASSAATYGAGEHGYNDDHNVVDSLQPLNPYGVSKNEFDKWALKQVVTPPSWAGLKFFNVYGPNEYHKARMASVIFHSFNQIQQNGEVKLFRSHRPDFKDGEQLRDFVYVKDVVKVIYWMMEKMQPSLASRQSANTGSSATQHASFINGLYNLGTGTARSFYDLAAATFRGVDKEPNITFIDMPADIRDKYQYFTEANMQKLRNAGYTDIFYALEDGLDDYVRNYLAAGKIW; from the coding sequence ATGAGCAAACAGCAAGGTTATATAATAGTTACAGGTGCTGCAGGATTTATAGGCAGTTGCATGGTACAATACCTCAATGAAAAAGGTTTCAACAACCTTATAATTGCAGATGATTTTGGCGTGGAAGAAAAGCGCAGAAACTGGGAGCACAAAAGCTACGCACACGTGGTTGAGCGCTACAATCTTTTTGACTGGTTGATCATGCACGAGCCTTATGTAGACGTAGTGATTCATCTTGGCGCCCGTACGGACACAACAGAATTTGATTATGCCATTCACCAGGAACTGAATGTTGAATACTCGGAAAAAATATGGCAATATTGTGTTGATCAAAATATACCACTGATCTACGCATCTTCTGCTGCAACCTATGGTGCCGGGGAGCATGGTTATAACGATGACCACAATGTGGTTGATAGCTTACAACCCCTGAACCCATACGGCGTAAGTAAAAATGAGTTCGATAAGTGGGCGCTGAAGCAGGTTGTTACGCCGCCATCATGGGCGGGTCTTAAGTTCTTCAATGTGTATGGACCAAACGAGTACCACAAGGCAAGAATGGCCAGTGTTATATTTCATTCTTTCAACCAGATACAACAAAACGGTGAGGTAAAATTATTCAGAAGTCACCGCCCTGATTTTAAAGATGGTGAACAACTGAGAGATTTTGTGTACGTAAAAGACGTGGTGAAAGTCATCTACTGGATGATGGAAAAAATGCAGCCATCGCTCGCCTCCCGGCAATCTGCAAACACAGGTTCATCAGCTACGCAACACGCATCATTTATAAATGGCCTGTACAATCTTGGCACCGGAACGGCACGCAGCTTTTATGACCTTGCCGCAGCAACTTTCCGCGGTGTGGACAAAGAGCCGAATATCACATTTATAGACATGCCTGCTGACATACGGGATAAATACCAGTATTTCACAGAAGCAAACATGCAAAAACTCCGCAATGCGGGTTATACAGATATATTTTATGCCCTGGAAGATGGTTTAGATGACTATGTGCGCAATTACCTGGCTGCCGGAAAGATTTGGTAA
- the proC gene encoding pyrroline-5-carboxylate reductase codes for MSKKIAIIGGGNLGTAIAEGLVNSGFTKAEHIIITKRNISTLASLEEKGVLVSNNNEEAIQFADWVILAVKPFQIKEILQQLKPKLDAKRHVLVSVITGIWIKDIQEIVGNDFTLFRAMPNTAIAIQESITCICKHNASEEQSKFVADLFDQLGKTVAIEEKLMDAATVLGACGTAYAMRYIRANIQGGIEIGFDAKTASLIAAQTVKGAAELLLTKHTHPEQEIDKVTTPKGCTIAGLNEMEHQGFSSSLIKGVITSYKKITTDM; via the coding sequence ATGAGTAAAAAAATAGCCATCATTGGTGGTGGCAATCTCGGTACAGCAATAGCTGAAGGTCTTGTAAACAGCGGGTTTACAAAAGCAGAACATATCATTATCACCAAAAGAAATATCAGCACACTTGCTTCACTGGAAGAAAAAGGCGTGCTTGTAAGCAACAATAACGAAGAAGCCATACAGTTTGCAGACTGGGTAATACTGGCTGTAAAACCATTCCAGATAAAAGAGATATTGCAACAGTTGAAACCAAAACTGGATGCAAAACGACATGTACTTGTAAGTGTTATTACCGGTATATGGATAAAAGATATTCAGGAAATAGTGGGTAATGACTTCACGTTATTCCGCGCTATGCCCAACACAGCAATAGCGATACAGGAAAGTATAACCTGCATCTGCAAACACAATGCATCTGAAGAACAATCGAAATTTGTTGCAGATCTTTTCGACCAGTTGGGTAAAACAGTGGCCATTGAGGAAAAACTGATGGATGCAGCAACAGTATTGGGCGCATGTGGCACCGCATATGCCATGCGTTACATAAGGGCCAATATACAGGGAGGTATAGAAATAGGTTTCGACGCCAAAACTGCATCTTTGATTGCCGCACAAACCGTAAAAGGCGCCGCAGAATTACTGCTTACGAAACATACCCACCCCGAGCAGGAAATAGATAAGGTTACCACGCCAAAAGGCTGCACCATTGCTGGGCTTAATGAAATGGAACACCAGGGTTTCAGTTCTTCGCTGATAAAAGGTGTCATAACGAGTTATAAAAAGATCACGACTGATATGTAA
- a CDS encoding ABC transporter permease, translated as MIGLFLNHLGRFLLMLRSMFTKPENFKMYWKEFMHQCVEIGVGSLPIVIIISLFLGAVTTVQTAYQLVSPLVPQSTIAQIVRDSVILELSPTVVCIVLAGVVGSKIASELGNMRSTEQIDALEIMGINTRSYLVAPKIVGALVVVPCLVVVSAVLAIWGGRMAGSLSGILSTEIFDNGLRQNLTPFNITFALYKAYTFAFIISSIPAYYGYHVKGGALEIGRASTTAVVVSCIVILFADYILAALFL; from the coding sequence GTGATAGGTTTATTTCTCAATCATCTCGGAAGGTTTCTGCTCATGCTGCGAAGCATGTTCACCAAACCTGAAAATTTTAAAATGTACTGGAAAGAATTTATGCACCAGTGCGTAGAAATTGGCGTAGGTTCTTTACCAATCGTAATCATTATTTCATTGTTTCTTGGTGCTGTAACTACCGTACAAACGGCTTACCAGCTTGTAAGCCCGCTGGTGCCGCAGTCAACCATTGCACAGATTGTAAGAGACAGTGTTATTCTGGAATTATCTCCAACAGTTGTATGTATTGTGCTGGCAGGTGTGGTAGGCAGTAAGATTGCCAGCGAACTTGGAAACATGCGCTCCACAGAACAAATAGATGCGCTTGAAATAATGGGTATTAATACACGCAGCTACCTGGTTGCACCAAAGATTGTTGGCGCATTGGTAGTAGTACCCTGCCTGGTTGTTGTATCTGCGGTACTGGCTATATGGGGCGGCAGAATGGCCGGGTCTTTATCCGGTATTTTGTCAACCGAAATTTTCGATAATGGTTTGCGCCAGAACCTCACACCTTTTAATATCACATTTGCCTTATACAAAGCGTACACTTTCGCCTTTATCATCAGCAGTATTCCCGCCTACTATGGTTATCATGTAAAGGGCGGTGCATTAGAAATTGGCAGAGCCAGTACAACCGCTGTTGTAGTAAGTTGTATTGTTATTCTTTTTGCAGATTATATCCTGGCTGCCTTGTTCCTCTAG
- a CDS encoding NADP-dependent malic enzyme, with the protein MAKELRREQALEYHANGRPGKIEVVPTKEAKTQRDLSLAYSPGVAEPCKEIALNKEDVYKYTAKGNLVAVISNGTAVLGLGDIGPEAGKPVMEGKGVLFKIFADIDVFDIEINEKDPEKFVQIVKALEPTFGGINLEDIKAPECFYIEQKLREELHIPVMHDDQHGTAIISSAALLNALEIQKKKIEKVHFVVSGAGAAAMACVQLYVALGARYEHFTMFDKDGVLHRGRTDLDETKIKFAINKSDVTLTEAIKDADVFLGLSVGNILTPEMVKSMAKNPIVFAMANPDPEIAYETAVAVRKDIIMATGRSDYPNQVNNVLGFPYIFRGALDVRASSINEAMKLAAVQALAQMAKTPVPDIVNLAYNQKSMAFGPEYIIPKPLDPRLLATVAPAVAKAAMDSGVAKNPVADWDKYVLDLNKRLGLDNQVMRVIGTKARRDPRRIVFVEADNQKILKAASIIYDDGIAYPILLGDETRIRRIAGDNHIDITDIPIIDPKSDEMEEKRNFYAELFFKKRQRKGFNYYESKKMMRDRTYFGCMMVETGDADAMISGLTRNYVDAIKPALQIIGTEEGVKKIAGMYLLLTKRGPLFLADTTVNFNPTAEELADITIMVAREVRNFNIVPRIAMLSYSNFGSSNSPEARLVAEATRLVKQRNPSLIVDGEMQAWVPFNKDILKDNFPFSDLVDEDVNVLIFPNLAAGNVAYNLLKEVGGADAIGPILLGVKKPVHVLQIGSSVRSIINMANIAVVDAQMKCRVNPNEVIQRSPWWKRLKKKKR; encoded by the coding sequence ATGGCAAAAGAATTACGTAGAGAACAGGCGCTGGAATACCATGCAAACGGCAGGCCCGGAAAGATTGAAGTGGTACCAACCAAAGAAGCCAAAACCCAACGCGATCTTTCGCTGGCCTACAGCCCGGGTGTGGCGGAACCATGCAAAGAAATAGCCCTTAATAAAGAAGATGTTTATAAATATACCGCCAAAGGAAACCTGGTGGCCGTAATAAGCAATGGCACGGCGGTACTGGGTTTGGGAGATATTGGCCCGGAAGCCGGTAAACCTGTAATGGAAGGCAAGGGCGTACTCTTTAAAATCTTTGCAGACATTGATGTTTTTGACATAGAGATAAACGAAAAAGACCCGGAAAAGTTTGTGCAGATTGTAAAGGCGCTCGAGCCAACTTTTGGTGGTATAAACCTTGAAGACATAAAGGCACCCGAATGTTTTTACATCGAGCAAAAACTGCGCGAGGAATTACACATCCCGGTAATGCACGATGATCAGCATGGTACGGCAATCATCAGTTCTGCTGCATTGCTCAATGCGCTCGAAATACAGAAAAAGAAAATTGAAAAAGTGCATTTTGTTGTCAGTGGTGCGGGTGCCGCTGCCATGGCCTGTGTGCAGTTATATGTGGCATTGGGCGCCCGCTACGAGCACTTTACCATGTTTGATAAAGACGGCGTGCTGCACCGCGGAAGGACAGACCTGGATGAAACAAAAATAAAATTCGCCATTAATAAAAGTGATGTAACACTTACCGAAGCAATAAAAGATGCAGATGTTTTTCTCGGTCTTAGTGTAGGCAATATTCTTACGCCGGAAATGGTAAAAAGCATGGCAAAAAACCCCATTGTTTTTGCCATGGCAAACCCGGATCCGGAAATAGCTTACGAAACGGCTGTAGCTGTAAGGAAAGATATTATTATGGCAACCGGGCGAAGCGATTACCCCAACCAGGTAAATAACGTACTCGGCTTTCCGTACATATTTCGTGGCGCACTTGATGTGCGTGCAAGCAGCATTAACGAAGCAATGAAACTCGCTGCAGTGCAGGCTTTGGCACAAATGGCCAAAACACCGGTGCCGGATATTGTAAACCTTGCTTACAATCAAAAAAGTATGGCTTTCGGTCCTGAGTATATTATTCCCAAGCCACTCGATCCGCGTTTACTGGCCACGGTTGCACCGGCGGTTGCCAAAGCTGCCATGGATAGTGGCGTTGCCAAGAATCCTGTTGCCGACTGGGATAAGTATGTGCTCGATCTGAACAAAAGACTCGGGCTCGATAACCAGGTGATGCGGGTGATCGGCACAAAAGCCAGGCGAGATCCACGCCGTATTGTGTTTGTAGAAGCCGATAACCAGAAGATCCTGAAAGCAGCAAGCATCATTTACGATGATGGTATTGCTTACCCTATTTTATTGGGCGATGAAACAAGAATCAGAAGGATTGCAGGCGATAACCATATTGATATTACCGATATACCCATCATCGACCCCAAAAGCGATGAGATGGAAGAAAAAAGAAACTTTTATGCAGAGCTTTTCTTTAAGAAAAGGCAACGCAAAGGTTTCAACTATTACGAGAGTAAAAAAATGATGCGCGACCGTACCTATTTTGGTTGCATGATGGTTGAAACCGGCGATGCAGATGCAATGATATCGGGTCTTACACGCAACTATGTAGATGCTATAAAACCTGCACTGCAGATCATCGGTACCGAAGAAGGAGTGAAAAAGATTGCTGGTATGTACCTTTTGCTTACCAAACGCGGCCCTCTGTTCCTGGCTGATACAACAGTCAATTTCAACCCCACGGCCGAAGAACTGGCAGACATTACCATAATGGTGGCCAGAGAGGTGCGCAACTTTAATATTGTACCACGCATAGCCATGCTTAGCTACAGTAATTTCGGTAGCAGTAATTCCCCTGAAGCAAGGCTCGTGGCAGAAGCTACCCGCCTGGTAAAGCAGCGCAATCCATCGCTGATCGTAGATGGCGAAATGCAGGCCTGGGTACCGTTTAACAAAGACATCTTAAAAGATAATTTCCCTTTCAGCGATCTTGTTGATGAAGACGTGAATGTATTGATATTTCCCAATCTTGCTGCGGGCAACGTGGCATACAATCTGCTGAAAGAAGTGGGCGGTGCAGATGCTATTGGCCCTATACTGCTGGGTGTAAAAAAGCCCGTGCATGTATTACAGATAGGCAGCAGTGTGCGTAGCATCATTAATATGGCTAATATTGCAGTAGTAGATGCGCAGATGAAATGCAGGGTAAATCCAAATGAAGTTATTCAGCGTTCTCCCTGGTGGAAGCGTTTGAAGAAGAAGAAACGATAG
- a CDS encoding tetratricopeptide repeat-containing sensor histidine kinase: MTELYIRKRLVKPFFMLSWFCIFCTAVNAQQRAIDSLSRLLNYHTKEDSVRVDLLIKLSGYYQGVNLGNAEIYATKALHLAEKIKSHNSIFAAMSQLGSVYSWQRQSAKALNIYFRELELAEKTRNEFWQQDGYLGMAYVYELENEWDKALQYTLKALPYVDKLNDSFVRASAYTNLGSEYLGLGDTEQAQHYLKSAAQYYLENEYYDQYANNEINLAKVHVVKKQYDSAKVHFEIADSVFSMLDEPYQVADVCQQMGDMYVKSGNYGQAKKYYSKAIEHYDKNDISEADYALAMMGLGVVALSEQKYDMASDILHKEFSKVKAANIAEQELNYLRYMARVDSAKGKYQEAYEHMLEFAALNEIAYNEEKIKAAQKLAIESEVLKKDKENEQLKMQNSLQRKVVILIGITGILLLIIGIFLASMYRQKTVALESLKDQQNTTEAKNRELAVINAIRDKLISMIAHDVRAPLTSLQNTLYLTREKIINKEEFAQLSMLLDNDIKHLISMLDNTLVWAREQIHVLNVDRVSFNLYELAEDVLVLYKQSVKDKSLVLKNEIPADLEVVSDREIIHTVMRNMVSNAIKFTPPGKQIMLKAFPGNTEVLVHIQDEGAGIAYSILEKISKKEFISTRGTNNEKGTGLGLMFSYDLLEKLNESLTIKTEPNEGTTVIFSITPPAKPKAD; the protein is encoded by the coding sequence ATGACAGAATTGTACATAAGAAAAAGGCTTGTGAAGCCGTTTTTCATGCTTTCGTGGTTTTGCATATTTTGCACTGCTGTAAACGCACAGCAGCGTGCTATAGACAGTCTTTCCCGTTTACTCAACTATCACACAAAGGAAGACTCTGTACGGGTAGACCTGTTAATCAAATTGTCAGGCTATTACCAGGGCGTTAACCTTGGCAATGCAGAGATTTATGCCACCAAAGCACTTCACCTCGCTGAAAAGATAAAGTCACACAATTCCATATTCGCGGCAATGTCCCAGTTGGGTAGTGTGTACTCCTGGCAAAGACAGTCTGCAAAAGCATTGAATATTTATTTCCGTGAACTGGAACTGGCAGAAAAGACCCGCAACGAGTTCTGGCAGCAGGATGGTTACCTTGGTATGGCTTACGTATACGAACTGGAGAATGAATGGGATAAAGCATTACAATACACTTTGAAAGCCCTCCCTTATGTAGACAAATTAAACGATTCTTTTGTAAGGGCTTCCGCATATACAAACCTCGGTTCTGAATATCTTGGCCTGGGAGACACAGAACAGGCCCAGCATTACCTGAAGAGTGCCGCCCAATACTACCTGGAAAATGAATACTACGATCAGTACGCCAATAACGAGATCAACCTTGCCAAAGTGCATGTCGTTAAAAAGCAGTACGATTCTGCAAAGGTTCATTTCGAAATTGCTGATTCTGTTTTTTCAATGCTTGATGAGCCTTACCAGGTAGCCGATGTTTGCCAGCAAATGGGCGACATGTATGTGAAATCGGGCAATTACGGGCAGGCAAAAAAATACTACAGCAAAGCCATTGAGCACTACGACAAGAATGATATTTCTGAGGCAGATTATGCACTTGCTATGATGGGCCTGGGCGTGGTGGCTTTATCTGAGCAGAAATACGATATGGCGTCAGACATCCTGCACAAAGAATTCAGTAAGGTAAAAGCAGCAAACATTGCCGAGCAGGAACTCAATTACCTGCGTTATATGGCCAGGGTAGATTCGGCTAAAGGCAAATACCAGGAAGCATACGAACACATGCTGGAGTTTGCCGCTTTAAACGAAATTGCCTACAACGAGGAAAAAATAAAGGCTGCCCAAAAACTTGCCATAGAATCTGAAGTGCTGAAAAAAGACAAGGAAAATGAGCAGCTGAAAATGCAAAACAGCCTGCAGCGGAAAGTGGTCATCCTTATTGGTATTACAGGCATTTTATTATTGATCATCGGCATTTTTCTTGCCTCTATGTACCGGCAAAAAACAGTAGCGCTCGAGTCATTAAAAGACCAGCAAAATACCACAGAAGCAAAAAACAGGGAGCTTGCAGTAATCAATGCCATCAGGGATAAACTGATCTCCATGATTGCACACGATGTGCGTGCACCCCTTACCTCCCTGCAGAACACCCTGTACCTTACCAGGGAAAAAATCATCAACAAAGAAGAGTTTGCACAACTTAGCATGCTGCTCGATAATGATATCAAACACCTCATCAGCATGCTCGACAATACACTGGTATGGGCAAGGGAGCAGATACATGTGCTCAATGTAGACAGGGTAAGCTTTAACCTGTACGAGCTGGCAGAAGATGTACTCGTATTATATAAGCAGTCTGTAAAAGATAAATCCCTGGTGCTTAAAAATGAAATACCTGCCGACCTGGAAGTGGTGTCAGACCGTGAAATTATTCATACCGTTATGCGAAACATGGTCTCAAACGCCATTAAGTTTACACCTCCCGGCAAACAGATTATGCTAAAGGCTTTCCCGGGAAACACCGAAGTACTCGTGCATATACAGGACGAAGGTGCAGGTATTGCTTACAGTATTTTAGAAAAGATCAGCAAGAAAGAATTTATTTCAACACGCGGCACCAACAATGAAAAAGGTACAGGACTGGGCCTTATGTTCAGCTACGACCTGCTCGAAAAACTAAATGAAAGTCTTACCATTAAAACCGAGCCCAACGAAGGCACTACCGTTATTTTTTCCATAACGCCTCCCGCTAAACCAAAGGCAGATTAG